One stretch of Solenopsis invicta isolate M01_SB chromosome 16, UNIL_Sinv_3.0, whole genome shotgun sequence DNA includes these proteins:
- the LOC105199870 gene encoding cytochrome P450 4C1 isoform X1 translates to MIYCCSFIMRESKTPRVSAARSSPTVVRGCSSSVFICRLANFYPYLYRRLLLCCCQKQHHRMTLITRMDFVSLVLSIFYYFVVIFLVLSILYSQYDVYQKFKNIPQIDKYPLGDTFELMNLSNHECTKKLLTYLEKMSKEELFIKWIFGQPLITVLKPEYLELILCSTVNITKGMHYKLLEPWLGNGLIISTDKQWYHDRKLIWPTFHFSILNQYAVIQSEKAEILITCLERKIEKNPGKAIDICPFIFNAALDIICETAMGVDIRAQEVETKYTSAVHTISWLIMTRIFRPWYWINWLFYLSPRGKQYKSKLDTLHEFTKQVIRKKKAEWQLRNDYSEPENEDNEFNIGKRKKKAFLDLLLDQNAKDGSPLTDDELRAQVDTFMFGGQDTTAIAIIWTLFLLGNNLEHQEKVHKELEEVFGVSETPASVKELSQLKYLDRVMKETLRILPSIPVITRKLTEDVKLGKNILPKGYTVVIAILFVHRNPEIWPDPLKFDPDRFLPENSKHRHPYAFIPFSAGPRNCIGQKFALIEQKIVLTAVLRKWRVKSVKTVDTIKYGGALTLQPREEVLIHFSPKK, encoded by the exons ATGATTTATTGTTGCTCTTTCATCATGCGTGAATCAAAAACGCCTCGCGTCTCTGCTGCGCGTTCTAGTCCGACTGTTGTTCGTGGATGCTCTTCATCTGTCTTCATCTGTAGGCTGGCGAATTTTTATCCATATCTCTACCGTCGATTATTACTCTGCTGCTGTCAAAAGCAACATCATCGAATGACATTG ATTACGAGAATGGATTTCGTCTCTTTGGTACTGTccatattttactattttgttgTGATTTTTCTAGTTCTGTCGATACTTTATAGTCAATATGATGTTtatcagaaatttaaaaatattccccAAATCGACAAATATCCTCTTGGTGACACGTTTGAGCTAATGAATCTGTCAAACCATG AATGTACGAAAAAGCTATTAACGTATTTGGAGAAGATGAGTAAAGAAGAACTGTTCATAAAATGGATTTTTGGCCAACCTTTGATTACCGTGTTAAAACCAGAATATTTAGAG cTTATTCTTTGCAGCActgtaaatattacaaaaggGATGCACTATAAACTACTGGAACCCTGGTTAGGCAACGGACTTATAATATCTACag atAAACAATGGTACCACGATAGAAAACTCATCTGGCCAACATTCCATTTTagtatattaaatcaatatgcTGTGATTCAGTCTGAAAAAgcagaaattttaataacgtgtCTCGAAaggaaaatagagaaaaatccAGGGAAAGCCATTGATATTTGCCCTTTTATTTTCAATGCTGCTCTTGATATTATCTGTG AAACGGCAATGGGTGTGGATATACGTGCTCAAGAAGTCGAAACCAAATATACATCAGCAGTACACAC AATATCCTGGTTAATAATGACACGAATTTTTCGACCTTGGTATTGGATTAACTGGTTGTTCTATTTATCACCAAGAGGAAAGCAATATAAATCAAAACTTGACACATTGCACGAATTTACGAAACaa GTGATACGTAAGAAAAAGGCTGAATGGCAATTGCGAAACGACTATTCAGAACCCGAAAATGAGGACAATGAATTTAACATTG GTAAGCGGAAGAAAAAAGCGTTTTTAGATCTATTATTAGACCAGAATGCGAAAGACGGTTCTCCCTTGACCGATGATGAATTGAGAGCGCAGGTTGATACGTTTATGTTTGGG GGACAAGACACAACTGCAATTGCGATAATCTGGACACTCTTTCTCTTGGGCAATAATCTCGAGCATCAGGAAAAAGTTCACAAAGAACTCGAAGAAGTTTTTGGAGTTTCGGAGACACCAGCTAGCGTAAAGGAGCTGTCGCAACTAAAATATCTCGATAGAGTTATGAAAGAAACGCTTCGAATATTACCTAGTATACCTGTGATCACGAGAAAATTAACAGAAGATGTAAAATTGG gTAAAAATATCCTTCCAAAAGGTTATACGGTCGTAATAGCAATATTGTTTGTACATCGAAACCCGGAGATTTGGCCGGACCCATTGAAGTTCGATCCGGATCGCTTCCTTCCAGAAAACTCGAAGCATAGACATCCATATGCCTTCATTCCGTTCAGCGCTGGACCGAGAAATTGTATAGGCCAGAAATTCGCTTTAATCGAACAGAAAATCGTGTTGACTGCTGTTCTCAGAAAGTGGAGGGTGAAAAGTGTGAAAACAGTCGACACAATCAAGTATGGCGGCGCTCTCACTTTGCAACCCAGAGAGGAAGTACTTATACATTTCTCTCCtaaaaagtaa
- the LOC105199870 gene encoding cytochrome P450 4C1 isoform X2: protein MIYCCSFIMRESKTPRVSAARSSPTVVRGCSSSVFICRLANFYPYLYRRLLLCCCQKQHHRMTLLILCSTVNITKGMHYKLLEPWLGNGLIISTDKQWYHDRKLIWPTFHFSILNQYAVIQSEKAEILITCLERKIEKNPGKAIDICPFIFNAALDIICETAMGVDIRAQEVETKYTSAVHTISWLIMTRIFRPWYWINWLFYLSPRGKQYKSKLDTLHEFTKQVIRKKKAEWQLRNDYSEPENEDNEFNIGKRKKKAFLDLLLDQNAKDGSPLTDDELRAQVDTFMFGGQDTTAIAIIWTLFLLGNNLEHQEKVHKELEEVFGVSETPASVKELSQLKYLDRVMKETLRILPSIPVITRKLTEDVKLGKNILPKGYTVVIAILFVHRNPEIWPDPLKFDPDRFLPENSKHRHPYAFIPFSAGPRNCIGQKFALIEQKIVLTAVLRKWRVKSVKTVDTIKYGGALTLQPREEVLIHFSPKK from the exons ATGATTTATTGTTGCTCTTTCATCATGCGTGAATCAAAAACGCCTCGCGTCTCTGCTGCGCGTTCTAGTCCGACTGTTGTTCGTGGATGCTCTTCATCTGTCTTCATCTGTAGGCTGGCGAATTTTTATCCATATCTCTACCGTCGATTATTACTCTGCTGCTGTCAAAAGCAACATCATCGAATGACATTG cTTATTCTTTGCAGCActgtaaatattacaaaaggGATGCACTATAAACTACTGGAACCCTGGTTAGGCAACGGACTTATAATATCTACag atAAACAATGGTACCACGATAGAAAACTCATCTGGCCAACATTCCATTTTagtatattaaatcaatatgcTGTGATTCAGTCTGAAAAAgcagaaattttaataacgtgtCTCGAAaggaaaatagagaaaaatccAGGGAAAGCCATTGATATTTGCCCTTTTATTTTCAATGCTGCTCTTGATATTATCTGTG AAACGGCAATGGGTGTGGATATACGTGCTCAAGAAGTCGAAACCAAATATACATCAGCAGTACACAC AATATCCTGGTTAATAATGACACGAATTTTTCGACCTTGGTATTGGATTAACTGGTTGTTCTATTTATCACCAAGAGGAAAGCAATATAAATCAAAACTTGACACATTGCACGAATTTACGAAACaa GTGATACGTAAGAAAAAGGCTGAATGGCAATTGCGAAACGACTATTCAGAACCCGAAAATGAGGACAATGAATTTAACATTG GTAAGCGGAAGAAAAAAGCGTTTTTAGATCTATTATTAGACCAGAATGCGAAAGACGGTTCTCCCTTGACCGATGATGAATTGAGAGCGCAGGTTGATACGTTTATGTTTGGG GGACAAGACACAACTGCAATTGCGATAATCTGGACACTCTTTCTCTTGGGCAATAATCTCGAGCATCAGGAAAAAGTTCACAAAGAACTCGAAGAAGTTTTTGGAGTTTCGGAGACACCAGCTAGCGTAAAGGAGCTGTCGCAACTAAAATATCTCGATAGAGTTATGAAAGAAACGCTTCGAATATTACCTAGTATACCTGTGATCACGAGAAAATTAACAGAAGATGTAAAATTGG gTAAAAATATCCTTCCAAAAGGTTATACGGTCGTAATAGCAATATTGTTTGTACATCGAAACCCGGAGATTTGGCCGGACCCATTGAAGTTCGATCCGGATCGCTTCCTTCCAGAAAACTCGAAGCATAGACATCCATATGCCTTCATTCCGTTCAGCGCTGGACCGAGAAATTGTATAGGCCAGAAATTCGCTTTAATCGAACAGAAAATCGTGTTGACTGCTGTTCTCAGAAAGTGGAGGGTGAAAAGTGTGAAAACAGTCGACACAATCAAGTATGGCGGCGCTCTCACTTTGCAACCCAGAGAGGAAGTACTTATACATTTCTCTCCtaaaaagtaa
- the LOC105199853 gene encoding uncharacterized protein LOC105199853 has protein sequence MLEPLIVLTVVNCIFMFSSTITTCALWWQYQGHRCCPRKNTAQQNFDSKKSKNYTLQNTVKKPGKSNFDGHANVVSKSDTVNSSRDHRSERYQKKRSKKSLEYQNRSGEKIFQDELEAKKFDKKSKMSEASQTVNDTKSTVVMELSTVQKIVQIVDDNSHINSARAPFKEIVSQKDTADKKRDYNVEQNGANVAANF, from the exons ATGCTGGAACCGCTAATAGTTTTGACAGTGGTGAATTGCATTTTTATGTTCAGTTCTACGATCACGACCTGCGCATTATG GTGGCAATATCAGGGTCACCGTTGTTGCCCTAGGAAAAATACCGCTCAACAAAATTTCGATTCAAAGAAATCAAAGAATTATACTTTACAAAATACCGTCAAAAAACCAGGTAAATCGAATTTTGACGGCCATGCTAATGTTGTTAGCAAATCCGACACGGTCAATAGTAGTCGCGACCACAGAAGTGAAAGGTACCAAAAGAAGAGATCTAAGAAAAGTCTGGAGTATCAAAATAGAAGCGGAGAAAAAATATTCCA AGACGAACTTGAAGCAAAGAAGTTCGATAAAAAAAGCAAGATGTCGGAAGCTTCTCAAACAGTAAATGATACGAAATCAACGGTCGTAATGGAACTTTCAACAGTtcaaaaaattgtgcaaattgtCGACGATAATTCCCATATTAATTCAGCGCGAGCTCCATTTAAGGAAATTGTTTCCCAGAAAGATACAGCGGATAAGAAGCGTGATTATAACGTTGAGCAGAACGGGGCTAATGTAGctgctaatttttaa
- the LOC105199681 gene encoding uncharacterized protein LOC105199681 produces the protein MYSISLHRPVNAAVISRSKESMSKQFPQRSRNEKKLKNLETSNTEQAPTDRVISEIVRKEQPYKEIEAIINDNRVIVRVQKEPVKEEYDPPCECIGQVASKELSQRKCDDGFVFDMAHGNLELGRTPREDAPSTKKTCEEAGCRTVTLYPNIKDNAKNVRMESREVRRSKTRPIDLEENPNIFLLRIRKHCDSGDKRQTIDLEFRAPRPWLPKKKEKKEDLLEPEILKEHEDTDKEYETDKKYEDDKEYKHDEHEDDIDGKIDAQEKND, from the coding sequence ATGTATTCGATTTCTTTACACAGGCCGGTAAACGCTGCAGTGATTTCTAGATCGAAAGAGAGCATGAGCAAGCAGTTTCCGCAGAGGAGCAGAAACGAAAAGAAATTGAAGAACCTTGAAACGTCTAACACGGAACAAGCTCCGACTGACAGGGTCATTTCTGAAATCGTTAGAAAGGAGCAGCCGTACAAGGAGATCGAAGCTATCATCAATGACAATCGTGTCATCGTCAGAGTGCAGAAGGAGCCAGTCAAAGAAGAGTACGATCCCCCATGCGAATGCATTGGTCAAGTAGCTTCAAAGGAGCTGAGCCAAAGAAAGTGCGACGACGGTTTCGTGTTCGATATGGCTCACGGAAATTTAGAACTCGGTCGTACTCCTCGAGAGGATGCGCCGTCGACGAAGAAAACCTGCGAGGAGGCGGGATGTCGCACGGTCACGTTGTATCCAAACATAAAAGATAATGCGAAAAATGTTCGTATGGAGAGCAGGGAAGTTAGAAGGTCAAAGACAAGGCCAATTGATCTCGAGGAAAATCCGAACATATTCTTATTGAGGATTAGGAAGCACTGTGATAGTGGTGATAAGAGACAGACAATCGATCTTGAGTTTCGGGCACCGCGTCCATGGCTACcaaagaagaaggagaagaaggaggatCTACTTGAACCTGAGATATTAAAGGAACATGAAGATACTGACAAGGAATACGAAACGGATAAGAAATATGAAGATGACAAGGAATATAAACATGATGAACATGAAGATGACATAGACGGAAAAATTGATGCTCAAGAGAAGAATGATTAA
- the LOC105199674 gene encoding uncharacterized protein LOC105199674, with amino-acid sequence MQFSKDKDVCLCPSISHPCYPTSSSSSSHSFVKDVCSKYYQEIGAEMISNQLIIRLEKDKNKSKKKQNKWDPPCDCVEIQRPTGKTGPKIINADYDDRIVFRVHSAVRLSEKEDSYKSQTLAYKIGSCKDGQDAVNHQCKTITVYPQYNTGTQEVYTDHVREGDQDVFLLRIKKKAEYSEQKNRNVELELRTPKPPPPPEPVVIPQTVVDVEHVEKEKELNVEEEITEQPTSVKKRKKKQKKKCADRGISKPPFLYCGYRAFVRPDVHNGPQRDPRGEKIYGIAGLLIGWFPCQQLW; translated from the exons ATGCAGTTTTCTAAGGATAAAg ATGTGTGCCTCTGTCCCTCAATATCTCATCCGTGTTATCCgacatcgtcgtcgtcttcgtcccATTCATTCGTCAAGGACGTTTGTTCAAAATATTACCAAGAGATCGGAGCGGAAATGATTAGCAATCAGCTGATTATCAGattggagaaagataaaaacaaatcGAAAAAGAAACAGAACAAGTGGGATCCACCTTGCGATTGCGTAGAAATTCAAAGACCGACGGGCAAAACGGGTCCTAAAATAATCAATGCAGATTATGACGATCGTATTGTATTTCGCGTTCACTCGGCAGTCCGTCTCTCTGAAAAGGAAGATTCTTATAAATCGCAAACACTCGCTTATAAA ATCGGATCATGCAAAGACGGACAGGATGCTGTGAACCACCAATGCAAAACCATCACTGTCTATCCTCAATACAACACGGGAACGCAGGAAGTGTACACCGATCATGTAAGAGAGGGCGACCAGGATGTTTTCTTactaagaattaaaaagaaagcagAATATTCCGAACAGAAAAACAGGAACGTCGAACTTGAACTCAGAACACCTAAGCCACCTCCGCCACCTGAACCTGTAGTTATACCTCAAACCGTTGTCGATGTAGAACatgtagaaaaagaaaaagaattgaatGTAGAAGAAGAAATTACAGAGCAGCCAacaagtgtaaaaaaaagaaaaaagaaacaaaagaagaa ATGCGCGGATCGAGGGATCTCGAAACCACCGTTTTTATATTGCGGTTACCGCGCTTTTGTGCGCCCTGATGTCCACAATGGGCCTCAGAGGGACCCCCGCGGAGAGAAGATCTACGGCATAGCAGGATTGCTGATTGGCTGGTTCCCCTGTCAACAGTTATGGTAA
- the LOC105199861 gene encoding cytochrome P450 4C1: MRSKYHTDFSNITRMDFVFLALCTFYFLVIFLFLSILHGQYNVYKNFKNIPQIDRFPFGETFELMNLSSYACTKRLLKHLEKTTKEGIYIKWMFGKPYINVFKPEYLELILPSTVNIKKGTHYKLLEPWLGNGLITSTGKQWFHDRKLIWPTFHFSILNQYAVIQSEKAEILTTCLERKIEKNPRNAIDICPFIFNATLDIICEAAMGVNIRAQEVVTKYTSAVHKISWLITTRTIRPWYWINWLYYLTPGGKQYKSTLDTLHEFTKQVIHKRKAERQSQNGYLEFENENNEYNIGKRKRKTFLDLLLDQNAKDDSPLTDDELRAQVDTFMAAGHDTTAIAIIWALFLLGNNLEHQEKVHKELEEVFGNSETPASVKELSRLKYLDRVIKETLRIFPSIPLVARKLTEDIKLGNNVLPTGLTIGVSIIFTHRNPEIWPDPLKFDPDRFLPENSKHRHPYAFIPFSAGPRNCLGQKFALIEQKIVLTAVLRKWKVKSVKTVDTIKYGGALTLKPREEVLMHFMPKK; this comes from the exons ATGAGATCGAAGTATCATACTGACTTTTCTAAC aTTACGAGAATGGATTTCGTTTTTTTGGCACTATGCACTTTTTACTTTCTTGTGATTTTCCTATTTCTGTCGATACTGCATGGTCAATATAACGTTTataagaactttaaaaatattccacAAATTGACAGATTTCCTTTTGGTGAGACGTTTGAGCTAATGAATCTGTCAAGCTATG CATGCACGAAAAGATTATTAAAGCATTTGGAGAAGACGACTAAAGaaggaatatacataaaatggATGTTCGGCAAACCTTATATTAACGTGTTTAAACCAGAATATTTAGAG cttATTCTTCCCAGcactgtaaatattaaaaaagggACACACTATAAACTACTGGAACCCTGGTTAGGCAACGGACTTATAACATCTACAG GAAAACAATGGTTCCACGATAGAAAACTAATCTGGCCAACATTCCATTTTagtatattaaatcaatatgcTGTGATTCAGTCTGAAAAAGCAGAAATTTTAACAACGTGTCTCGAAaggaaaatagagaaaaatccAAGGAACGCCATTGATATTTGCCCTTTTATTTTCAATGCTACTCTTGATATTATCTGCG AAGCAGCAATGGGTGTGAATATACGTGCTCAAGAAGTCGTAACCAAATATACATCAGCAGTACATAA AATATCCTGGTTAATAACGACACGAACCATTCGACCGTGGTATTGGATTAATTGGTTGTACTATTTAACACCTGGAGGAAAGCAATATAAGTCAACGCTTGATACATTGCATGAATTTACGAAACAg GTGATACATAAGAGAAAGGCTGAACGGCAATCACAAAACGGCTATTTGGAATTTGAAAATGAGAACAATGAATATAACATAG GTAAACGTAAGAGAAAAACGTTCCTAGATCTATTATTAGACCAGAATGCGAAAGACGACTCTCCCTTGACTGATGATGAGTTGAGAGCGCAAGTTGACACGTTTATGGCTGCG ggACACGACACAACTGCTATTGCGATAATCTGGGCACTCTTTCTCTTGGGCAATAATCTCGAGCATCAGGAAAAAGTTCACAAGGAACTCGAAGAAGTTTTCGGAAATTCGGAGACACCGGCTAGTGTAAAGGAACTATCGCGATTAAAATATCTTGATAGAGTTATAAAAGAGACGCTCCGAATATTCCCGAGTATACCTTTAGTCGCGAGAAAGCTAACAGAAGATATAAAATTGG gtaACAATGTCCTTCCGACAGGTCTTACGATCGGAGTGTCAATAATATTTACACATCGGAACCCGGAGATTTGGCCGGATCCATTAAAGTTCGATCCGGATCGCTTTCTTCCAGAAAACTCAAAGCATAGACATCCATATGCCTTCATTCCGTTCAGCGCTGGACCGAGAAATTGTTTAGGCCAGAAATTTGCTTTAATCGAACAGAAAATCGTGTTGACTGCTGTTCTCAGAAAGTGGAAGGTGAAAAGTGTGAAAACAGTCGATACGATCAAGTACGGTGGTGCTCTCACTTTGAAACCTAGAGAGGAAGTACTCATGCATTTTATGCCTAAAAAATAA